In Amia ocellicauda isolate fAmiCal2 chromosome 7, fAmiCal2.hap1, whole genome shotgun sequence, one genomic interval encodes:
- the stac3 gene encoding SH3 and cysteine-rich domain-containing protein 3 isoform X2 codes for MAQYDQMSDKESLDPHDMIPAAGENEVVYFVYEEEEDDDEEEKLEVPPEPVKPVNDKPHKFKDHYCKKPKFCDVCARMIVLNNKFGLRCKNCKTNIHHHCQSYVEMQRCFGKIPPGFRRAYSSPLYSNQQNACVKELLPFSQSNRTDPVFDTLRVGVAMANKERKKGSDDKKNMMMMMMEEEEAQAPKPEEGKAEGENPEGDKKGDKAAADDKNKKAQAGVRPGFTQSHYYMALYRFKALEKDDLDFHPGDRITVIDDSNEEWWRGKIGEKSGYLPANYIIRVRAGERVYKVTRSFVGNREMGQITLKKDQIVVKKGEEVNGYLKVSTGRKLGFFPADLLQEI; via the exons ATGGCACAGTATGACCA aatgAGCGACAAAGAGTCCCTGGATCCTCACGACATGATTCCGGCTGCTGGCGAGAATGAAGTC GTTTACTTTGTCTATGAAGAGGAGGAAGATGACGATGAGGAAGAAAAACTGGAAGTCCCACCTGAGCCAGTCAAACCGGTCAACGACAAGCCCCATAAGTTCAAAGATCATTACTGCAAGAAGCCCAAGTTCTGCGACGTCTGTGCCAGGATGATCGTCC TCAACAACAAGTTTGGCTTGAGGTGTAAGAACTGCAAGACCAATATTCATCACCACTGCCAGTCCTATGTGGAGATGCAGAGGTGCTTTGGCAAAATC CCTCCAGGTTTCCGCCGTGCCTACAGCTCCCCCCTCTACAGTAACCAGCAGAATGCCTGTGTGAAAGAGTTGCTGCCCTTCT CCCAGTCCAATCGCACTGACCCAGTGTTTGACACCCTGCGCGTCGGGGTGGCCATGGCCAACAAGGAGAGGAAAAAGGGCTCCGATGACAAGAAGAAT atgatgatgatgatgatggaggaagaggaagcaCAGGCCCCCAAGCCTGAAGAAGGGAAAGCAGAGGGGG AAAACCCAGAGGGAGATAAGAAGGGAGATAAAGCTGCAGCTGATGACAAG AATAAGAAGGCCCAAGCCGGGGTGAGGCCAGGCTTCACACAGTCACACTACTACATGGCCCTGTACCGATTCAAAGCCCTGGAGAAGGATGACCTGGACTTCCA CCCCGGAGACAGGATCACAGTGATAGATGACTCCAACGAAGAGTGGTGGAGG ggaAAGATCGGTGAGAAATCAGGCTATCTGCCAGCAAACTACATCATCCGTGTGCGTGCTGGGGAAAGGGTGTACAAGGTGACCAGGTCATTCGTGGGAAACCGAGAAATGGGCCAGATCACTCTGAAGAAAGACCAG ATTGTCGTGAAGAAGGGTGAGGAAGTCAACGGTTACCTCAAGGTCAGCACTGGGAGGAAGCTGGGCTTTTTCCCTGCTGACCTGCTTCAGGAAATTTGA
- the stac3 gene encoding SH3 and cysteine-rich domain-containing protein 3 isoform X1 has protein sequence MRVSGKQSPLLWTSENHTLVPEVCSHLFVSVFCFVHKRGDRCSQVIQRERVLCRSGSRFGYQAEEMGRETLMDNVGCLQLLELKKLFQRKTTKTQEAEGGLRPNGEITHTGPVYFVYEEEEDDDEEEKLEVPPEPVKPVNDKPHKFKDHYCKKPKFCDVCARMIVLNNKFGLRCKNCKTNIHHHCQSYVEMQRCFGKIPPGFRRAYSSPLYSNQQNACVKELLPFSQSNRTDPVFDTLRVGVAMANKERKKGSDDKKNMMMMMMEEEEAQAPKPEEGKAEGENPEGDKKGDKAAADDKNKKAQAGVRPGFTQSHYYMALYRFKALEKDDLDFHPGDRITVIDDSNEEWWRGKIGEKSGYLPANYIIRVRAGERVYKVTRSFVGNREMGQITLKKDQIVVKKGEEVNGYLKVSTGRKLGFFPADLLQEI, from the exons ATGAGAGTCTCCGGGAAGCAATCTCCCTTGCTTTGGACTTCAGAGAATCATACATTAGTTCCCGAAGTTTGTTCCCATTTGTTTGTTtccgtgttttgttttgtacataAAAGGGGTGATAGATGCTCTCAGGTCATACAGAGGGAGAGGGTGTTGTGTAGGAGTGGGAGTCGCTTTGGATACCAGGCTGAGGAGATGGGCCGTGAAACACTGATGGACAATGTTGGCTGTTTGCAGCTGCTGGAGCTAAAGAAGCTTTTTCAGAGGAAGACGACGAAGACTCAGGAGGCTGAGGGGGGGCTACGGCCCAATGGGGAGATAACCCACACGGGGCcg GTTTACTTTGTCTATGAAGAGGAGGAAGATGACGATGAGGAAGAAAAACTGGAAGTCCCACCTGAGCCAGTCAAACCGGTCAACGACAAGCCCCATAAGTTCAAAGATCATTACTGCAAGAAGCCCAAGTTCTGCGACGTCTGTGCCAGGATGATCGTCC TCAACAACAAGTTTGGCTTGAGGTGTAAGAACTGCAAGACCAATATTCATCACCACTGCCAGTCCTATGTGGAGATGCAGAGGTGCTTTGGCAAAATC CCTCCAGGTTTCCGCCGTGCCTACAGCTCCCCCCTCTACAGTAACCAGCAGAATGCCTGTGTGAAAGAGTTGCTGCCCTTCT CCCAGTCCAATCGCACTGACCCAGTGTTTGACACCCTGCGCGTCGGGGTGGCCATGGCCAACAAGGAGAGGAAAAAGGGCTCCGATGACAAGAAGAAT atgatgatgatgatgatggaggaagaggaagcaCAGGCCCCCAAGCCTGAAGAAGGGAAAGCAGAGGGGG AAAACCCAGAGGGAGATAAGAAGGGAGATAAAGCTGCAGCTGATGACAAG AATAAGAAGGCCCAAGCCGGGGTGAGGCCAGGCTTCACACAGTCACACTACTACATGGCCCTGTACCGATTCAAAGCCCTGGAGAAGGATGACCTGGACTTCCA CCCCGGAGACAGGATCACAGTGATAGATGACTCCAACGAAGAGTGGTGGAGG ggaAAGATCGGTGAGAAATCAGGCTATCTGCCAGCAAACTACATCATCCGTGTGCGTGCTGGGGAAAGGGTGTACAAGGTGACCAGGTCATTCGTGGGAAACCGAGAAATGGGCCAGATCACTCTGAAGAAAGACCAG ATTGTCGTGAAGAAGGGTGAGGAAGTCAACGGTTACCTCAAGGTCAGCACTGGGAGGAAGCTGGGCTTTTTCCCTGCTGACCTGCTTCAGGAAATTTGA